One stretch of Nicotiana tabacum cultivar K326 chromosome 18, ASM71507v2, whole genome shotgun sequence DNA includes these proteins:
- the LOC107814948 gene encoding ubiquitin carboxyl-terminal hydrolase 23 isoform X1: MGEAIATMNQMEENLGPQLSGLVGSDPGTDTSSLFHRRIEFHLARKPFSGFISNGGFQLETLNPNSEKTGKDNGLVVGGGKKVCDAQMESNGLDPEVSFGIAFRKIMRIGAGLQNLGNTCFLNSVLQCLTYTEPLAAYLESGKHQNSCRMAGFCALCAIQKHVSRALQATGKILAPKDLVSNLRCISRNFRNARQEDAHEYMVNLLESMHKCCLPSGVPSESPSAYDKSLVHKIFGGRLRSQVQCMQCNFCSDKFDPFLDLSLEILKADSLQRALQHFTARELLDGGQRQYQCQQCKQKVKATKRLTIDKAPHVLTIHLKRFGSHVPGQKIDKKIHYGPTLDLKHFVSDTYGGESQYTLYGVLVHAGWSTHSGHYYCFVRTSSGNWYSLDDNQVVQVSERKVLEQKAYMLFYVRDRKSPAPKKSVDVARNDNVTTNGIGNKMYSNHSQRFKDTVQNGIHVKNVNSFSGAKDQRETLCSEVSKETLTKGLAPPKVNGVVTNGSSSLGGAVQQEKSKVQETGERANESSVVDTRGGPCLLKANPTAPVSNGIHRLENKGETRCKDSNPLPNGNVKELTCSAAIPFSSSTVNNESLHKQEECSKGNTNSRVVKDISNGSFGDSAVNNDVGQRKAGAKSAGALSQPTMASSTEKEAIDKACLKAKKKSFKSRVTKMHLSFMILDPALGLHRKKKHKRMKHKIGKKKCCDASSVNENNVSSDLGPSTSELSHTLISSPMHSERKRKKSKVGSNEKPYSLDTKTAGHNGDLLRSTVDDVRVLNNGTVLANDKQPQKSSCSASVGNQGSDNKQSTDAKETKGVTTQKGLVNMLTRGLESSVARWDDVEVPSLNGVEAQNGNCVSIGYIGDEWDEEYDRGKRKKVRNSKIEFGGPNPFQEIASKKAKVKKASLGRCSSANQPFRIL, encoded by the exons ATGGGGGAGGCTATAGCTACAATGAATCaaatggaggaaaatttgggtccACAGTTATCTGGTCTTGTCGGGTCGGATCCGGGTACGGATACGTCGTCGTTGTTTCACCGGAGAATTGAGTTTCATTTGGCGAGAAAGCCTTTTAGTGGGTTTATAAGTAATGGTGGGTTTCAGCTGGAAACGCTGAACCCGAACTCAGAGAAAACGGGTAAAGATAACGGGTTGGTTGTTGGGGGCGGGAAAAAGGTCTGTGATGCTCAGATGGAAAGTAATGGGTTGGATCCAGAAGTGAGCTTCGGTATTGCCTTCAGAAAGATTATGAGAATT GGAGCGGGCTTGCAAAATCTGGGGAACACCTGCTTCCTCAATTCTGTGCTACAGTGCCTGACATACACTGAGCCTTTGGCAGCATACTTGGAAAGTGGAAAGCATCAAAATTCCT GTCGTATGGCTGGGTTTTGTGCTCTATGTGCTATCCAAAAACATGTGAGTCGTGCTTTGCAAGCAACTGGGAAAATACTGGCACCCAAGGATCTTGTGTCAAACTTGCGAT GCATATCACGGAATTTTCGAAATGCTAGACAGGAGGATGCACATGAATATATGGTGAATCTGCTTGAGtcaatgcataaatgttgcttaCCTTCAGGAGTGCCAAGTGAATCTCCTAGTGCTTATGACAAAAGTTTGGTCCATAAGATATTTGGTGGGCGCCTTCGCAGTCAG GTGCAGTGCATGCAGTGTAACTTTTGCTCCGACAAGTTTGATCCGTTTCTGGATTTAAGTCTAGAAATTTTAAAGGCAGATTCACTACAGAGAGCACTTCAGCATTTCACTGCCCGAGAGCTATTAGATGGTGGTCAGAGGCAGTACCAATGTCAGCAGTGCAAACAGAAAGTGAAGGCTACCAAGCGGCTAACAATTGACAAGGCACCTCATGTCCTAACCATCCACTTGAAGCGATTTGGTTCACATGTCCCTGGGCAAAAGATCGATAAAAAGATTCACTATGGGCCTACTTTAGACTTGAAGCATTTTGTATCTGATACCTAT GGTGGTGAATCGCAGTACACTCTCTATGGTGTGCTGGTTCATGCAGGTTGGAGCACCCATTCTGGTCATTATTATTGCTTTGTTCGCACTTCAAGTGGAAATTGGTACTCCCTTGATGACAATCAG GTTGTTCAAGTGAGTGAGAGAAAGGTGTTGGAGCAGAAGGCATACATGTTGTTCTATGTTCGGGATAGGAAATCTCCTGCGCCTAAGAAGTCTGTGGATGTTGCCCGCAATGATAATGTGACTACTAATGGCATAGGAAACAAAATGTACTCTAATCACAGCCAGAGATTTAAGGATACTGTTCAAAATGGAATTCATGTGAAGAATGTGAATTCCTTTTCTGGTGCAAAAGATCAAAGGGAGACATTATGTTCAGAAGTTTCAAAGGAAACTTTGACAAAGGGTTTGGCACCCCCAAAGGTTAATGGTGTAGTAACTAATGGATCCTCTTCTCTTGGAGGGGCTGTACAGCAAGAAAAGTCGAAAGTGCAAGAAACAGGTGAAAGAGCAAATGAGTCATCTGTTGTAGACACAAGGGGTGGACCATGCTTGCTTAAAGCTAATCCAACTGCTCCAGTCTCCAATGGAATTCATAGACTTGAAAACAAGGGGGAGACAAGATGCAAAGACTCTAATCCACTACCTAATGGCAATGTCAAGGAGTTAACCTGCTCTGCTGCAATACCATTTAGCTCTAGCACCGTAAACAATGAAAGTCTCCACAAACAAGAAGAGTGCAGCAAGGGAAACACCAACTCTCGAGTG GTAAAAGACATCTCCAATGGTAGTTTCGGTGATTCAGCTGTTAATAATGATGTTGGACAGAGAAAAGCAGGGGCGAAATCCGCCGGAGCACTGAGCCAACCAACTATGGCTAGCTCGACCGAAAAGGAAGCTATTGACAAGGCCTGCTTGAAAGCCAAAAAGAAGTCTTTCAAGAGTCGTGTTACCAAGATGCATCTCAGCTTTATGATCTTAGATCCAGCCTTAGGACTGCACAGGAAGAAGAAACACAAACGAATGAAACATAAAATTGGAAAGAAAAAATGCTGCGATGCCAGTTCCGTGAATGAGAATAATGTCTCCTCTGATCTTGGGCCATCTACATCCGAGCTATCCCATACTTTGATCTCTTCTCCAATGCATtctgaaagaaagagaaagaagtcaAAAGTTGGTTCCAATGAGAAACCTTATAGTTTAGATACGAAAACTGCTGGACACAATGGCGATTTGCTGAGGAGTACAGTTGATGATGTGAGGGTCTTGAACAATGGCACTGTATTAGCAAATGACAAGCAACCACAAAAAAGTTCCTGCTCTGCATCAGTAGGAAACCAAGGTAGTGACAATAAACAGTCCACAGATGCTAAAGAGACCAAAGGAGTTACAACACAGAAAGGTCTGGTGAACATGCTTACCAGGGGTTTGGAGTCAAGTG
- the LOC107814948 gene encoding ubiquitin carboxyl-terminal hydrolase 23 isoform X2, whose protein sequence is MGEAIATMNQMEENLGPQLSGLVGSDPGTDTSSLFHRRIEFHLARKPFSGFISNGGFQLETLNPNSEKTGKDNGLVVGGGKKVCDAQMESNGLDPEVSFGIAFRKIMRIGAGLQNLGNTCFLNSVLQCLTYTEPLAAYLESGKHQNSCRMAGFCALCAIQKHVSRALQATGKILAPKDLVSNLRCISRNFRNARQEDAHEYMVNLLESMHKCCLPSGVPSESPSAYDKSLVHKIFGGRLRSQVQCMQCNFCSDKFDPFLDLSLEILKADSLQRALQHFTARELLDGGQRQYQCQQCKQKVKATKRLTIDKAPHVLTIHLKRFGSHVPGQKIDKKIHYGPTLDLKHFVSDTYGGESQYTLYGVLVHAGWSTHSGHYYCFVRTSSGNWYSLDDNQVVQVSERKVLEQKAYMLFYVRDRKSPAPKKSVDVARNDNVTTNGIGNKMYSNHSQRFKDTVQNGIHVKNVNSFSGAKDQRETLCSEVSKETLTKGLAPPKVNGVVTNGSSSLGGAVQQEKSKVQETGERANESSVVDTRGGPCLLKANPTAPVSNGIHRLENKGETRCKDSNPLPNGNVKELTCSAAIPFSSSTVNNESLHKQEECSKGNTNSRVRKAGAKSAGALSQPTMASSTEKEAIDKACLKAKKKSFKSRVTKMHLSFMILDPALGLHRKKKHKRMKHKIGKKKCCDASSVNENNVSSDLGPSTSELSHTLISSPMHSERKRKKSKVGSNEKPYSLDTKTAGHNGDLLRSTVDDVRVLNNGTVLANDKQPQKSSCSASVGNQGSDNKQSTDAKETKGVTTQKGLVNMLTRGLESSVARWDDVEVPSLNGVEAQNGNCVSIGYIGDEWDEEYDRGKRKKVRNSKIEFGGPNPFQEIASKKAKVKKASLGRCSSANQPFRIL, encoded by the exons ATGGGGGAGGCTATAGCTACAATGAATCaaatggaggaaaatttgggtccACAGTTATCTGGTCTTGTCGGGTCGGATCCGGGTACGGATACGTCGTCGTTGTTTCACCGGAGAATTGAGTTTCATTTGGCGAGAAAGCCTTTTAGTGGGTTTATAAGTAATGGTGGGTTTCAGCTGGAAACGCTGAACCCGAACTCAGAGAAAACGGGTAAAGATAACGGGTTGGTTGTTGGGGGCGGGAAAAAGGTCTGTGATGCTCAGATGGAAAGTAATGGGTTGGATCCAGAAGTGAGCTTCGGTATTGCCTTCAGAAAGATTATGAGAATT GGAGCGGGCTTGCAAAATCTGGGGAACACCTGCTTCCTCAATTCTGTGCTACAGTGCCTGACATACACTGAGCCTTTGGCAGCATACTTGGAAAGTGGAAAGCATCAAAATTCCT GTCGTATGGCTGGGTTTTGTGCTCTATGTGCTATCCAAAAACATGTGAGTCGTGCTTTGCAAGCAACTGGGAAAATACTGGCACCCAAGGATCTTGTGTCAAACTTGCGAT GCATATCACGGAATTTTCGAAATGCTAGACAGGAGGATGCACATGAATATATGGTGAATCTGCTTGAGtcaatgcataaatgttgcttaCCTTCAGGAGTGCCAAGTGAATCTCCTAGTGCTTATGACAAAAGTTTGGTCCATAAGATATTTGGTGGGCGCCTTCGCAGTCAG GTGCAGTGCATGCAGTGTAACTTTTGCTCCGACAAGTTTGATCCGTTTCTGGATTTAAGTCTAGAAATTTTAAAGGCAGATTCACTACAGAGAGCACTTCAGCATTTCACTGCCCGAGAGCTATTAGATGGTGGTCAGAGGCAGTACCAATGTCAGCAGTGCAAACAGAAAGTGAAGGCTACCAAGCGGCTAACAATTGACAAGGCACCTCATGTCCTAACCATCCACTTGAAGCGATTTGGTTCACATGTCCCTGGGCAAAAGATCGATAAAAAGATTCACTATGGGCCTACTTTAGACTTGAAGCATTTTGTATCTGATACCTAT GGTGGTGAATCGCAGTACACTCTCTATGGTGTGCTGGTTCATGCAGGTTGGAGCACCCATTCTGGTCATTATTATTGCTTTGTTCGCACTTCAAGTGGAAATTGGTACTCCCTTGATGACAATCAG GTTGTTCAAGTGAGTGAGAGAAAGGTGTTGGAGCAGAAGGCATACATGTTGTTCTATGTTCGGGATAGGAAATCTCCTGCGCCTAAGAAGTCTGTGGATGTTGCCCGCAATGATAATGTGACTACTAATGGCATAGGAAACAAAATGTACTCTAATCACAGCCAGAGATTTAAGGATACTGTTCAAAATGGAATTCATGTGAAGAATGTGAATTCCTTTTCTGGTGCAAAAGATCAAAGGGAGACATTATGTTCAGAAGTTTCAAAGGAAACTTTGACAAAGGGTTTGGCACCCCCAAAGGTTAATGGTGTAGTAACTAATGGATCCTCTTCTCTTGGAGGGGCTGTACAGCAAGAAAAGTCGAAAGTGCAAGAAACAGGTGAAAGAGCAAATGAGTCATCTGTTGTAGACACAAGGGGTGGACCATGCTTGCTTAAAGCTAATCCAACTGCTCCAGTCTCCAATGGAATTCATAGACTTGAAAACAAGGGGGAGACAAGATGCAAAGACTCTAATCCACTACCTAATGGCAATGTCAAGGAGTTAACCTGCTCTGCTGCAATACCATTTAGCTCTAGCACCGTAAACAATGAAAGTCTCCACAAACAAGAAGAGTGCAGCAAGGGAAACACCAACTCTCGAGTG AGAAAAGCAGGGGCGAAATCCGCCGGAGCACTGAGCCAACCAACTATGGCTAGCTCGACCGAAAAGGAAGCTATTGACAAGGCCTGCTTGAAAGCCAAAAAGAAGTCTTTCAAGAGTCGTGTTACCAAGATGCATCTCAGCTTTATGATCTTAGATCCAGCCTTAGGACTGCACAGGAAGAAGAAACACAAACGAATGAAACATAAAATTGGAAAGAAAAAATGCTGCGATGCCAGTTCCGTGAATGAGAATAATGTCTCCTCTGATCTTGGGCCATCTACATCCGAGCTATCCCATACTTTGATCTCTTCTCCAATGCATtctgaaagaaagagaaagaagtcaAAAGTTGGTTCCAATGAGAAACCTTATAGTTTAGATACGAAAACTGCTGGACACAATGGCGATTTGCTGAGGAGTACAGTTGATGATGTGAGGGTCTTGAACAATGGCACTGTATTAGCAAATGACAAGCAACCACAAAAAAGTTCCTGCTCTGCATCAGTAGGAAACCAAGGTAGTGACAATAAACAGTCCACAGATGCTAAAGAGACCAAAGGAGTTACAACACAGAAAGGTCTGGTGAACATGCTTACCAGGGGTTTGGAGTCAAGTG